The Corynebacterium qintianiae genome has a window encoding:
- a CDS encoding RsmD family RNA methyltransferase has product MNRIISGEARGRKIKVPPEGTRPTSDRAREGLFSSLQVRFGFVGQTVLDLFAGSGALGLEAASRGAAEVVLVENDPRAVQVIEFNAGVVGHPKVSIEPVKVSTYLARAPKNYFSMVLADPPYALADESVADMLAALEPALVSGAAVVVERHRDSPETAWPDAFTPTTQKLKKRLYGIARMDMAVYERNVT; this is encoded by the coding sequence ATGAACCGCATCATTTCCGGCGAGGCCCGCGGCCGCAAGATCAAGGTCCCGCCAGAGGGGACGCGCCCGACATCCGACCGGGCGAGGGAAGGGTTGTTCTCCTCGCTGCAGGTCCGCTTCGGGTTCGTCGGCCAGACGGTTCTCGACCTCTTCGCGGGTTCCGGCGCCCTGGGTTTGGAGGCGGCGTCGCGCGGCGCGGCGGAGGTTGTGCTCGTCGAGAACGACCCGCGTGCCGTGCAAGTCATTGAGTTCAACGCGGGAGTAGTCGGCCACCCGAAGGTGAGCATCGAGCCGGTCAAGGTCTCCACCTACCTCGCCCGGGCGCCGAAAAACTATTTTTCGATGGTGCTCGCTGACCCGCCCTACGCGCTCGCGGACGAATCCGTCGCGGACATGCTCGCAGCACTAGAGCCCGCGCTCGTCAGCGGCGCGGCGGTCGTCGTCGAGCGCCACCGCGACAGTCCCGAAACCGCCTGGCCCGACGCGTTCACCCCGACGACGCAGAAGCTGAAGAAGCGGCTCTACGGCATCGCCCGCATGGACATGGCCGTCTACGAAAGGAATGTGACATGA
- a CDS encoding amino acid ABC transporter permease yields MSTPERIQATPLRHPGRWVLAAVIVALAAWFVIGAARNEAYGWDTYFRYLFDTRIATAALHTLAITILAMALGVIGGVILAVMRMSPNPVFKAVAWVFLWVFRGTPVYVQLIFWGLIGSIYDTINLGVVQVPLEPFTSSAFMLAVVGLALNEAAYMAEIVRSGISSVPEGQVEASKALGMSWTQTMRRTVLPQAMRIIIPPTGNEFISLLKTSSLVVAVPYSLELYGRSMDIAAALFEPVPMLLVAATWYLAITSILMIGQHYLEKYFDRGATRQLTARQLASLADAEGTIPHNVQIIEATERKGR; encoded by the coding sequence ATGAGCACACCAGAGCGCATTCAAGCCACACCTCTGCGCCACCCCGGGCGATGGGTCCTTGCGGCCGTCATCGTCGCCCTGGCGGCCTGGTTCGTCATCGGTGCCGCGCGCAACGAGGCATACGGCTGGGACACGTATTTCCGCTACCTCTTCGACACCCGCATCGCCACCGCCGCGCTTCACACCCTCGCCATCACTATCCTGGCCATGGCGCTGGGTGTGATCGGCGGCGTGATCCTCGCGGTGATGCGCATGTCGCCCAACCCCGTCTTCAAGGCCGTGGCATGGGTGTTCCTCTGGGTCTTCCGCGGGACCCCGGTGTACGTCCAGCTGATTTTCTGGGGGCTCATCGGTTCGATCTACGACACCATCAACCTCGGCGTTGTACAGGTCCCGCTCGAGCCGTTCACGTCGTCGGCGTTCATGCTCGCCGTCGTGGGGCTGGCACTCAACGAGGCGGCGTATATGGCCGAGATCGTGCGCTCCGGCATCTCTTCTGTGCCCGAGGGACAGGTCGAGGCGTCGAAGGCGCTCGGCATGAGCTGGACGCAGACGATGCGCCGCACGGTGCTGCCGCAGGCGATGCGCATTATCATCCCGCCGACGGGCAACGAGTTCATCTCCCTGCTCAAAACCTCATCCCTTGTGGTCGCCGTTCCGTACTCGCTCGAGCTCTACGGCCGCTCCATGGACATCGCCGCCGCTCTCTTCGAGCCGGTGCCGATGTTGCTCGTCGCCGCCACCTGGTATCTGGCGATCACGTCGATCCTCATGATCGGCCAGCACTACCTGGAGAAGTACTTCGACCGCGGTGCCACGCGCCAGCTCACCGCCCGTCAACTGGCCAGCCTCGCCGACGCCGAAGGAACCATCCCGCACAACGTGCAGATCATCGAAGCCACCGAGCGAAAGGGCCGCTAA
- the coaD gene encoding pantetheine-phosphate adenylyltransferase → MTTAVCPGSFDPVTNGHLDIFARAAKHFDEVVVLVTGNPTKTSGLFTVHERVELIEQVLGDVPNIRVDFWGGLLVDYTTAHHITALVKGLRSSLDYEYELPMAQMNRRLSGVDTYFLLTDEKFGYTSSSLCKEVVKYGGDVTGLVPDLVLEAMKEKYR, encoded by the coding sequence ATGACCACCGCAGTATGCCCCGGCTCCTTCGACCCGGTCACCAACGGCCACCTCGATATTTTCGCCCGCGCCGCGAAACACTTCGACGAAGTCGTCGTTCTCGTCACCGGCAACCCGACCAAGACCTCGGGGTTGTTTACCGTGCACGAGCGCGTGGAGCTCATCGAGCAAGTGCTTGGCGACGTCCCGAACATCCGCGTCGACTTCTGGGGCGGCCTGCTGGTGGATTACACCACCGCCCACCACATCACGGCGCTGGTGAAGGGTTTGCGCTCGTCGCTTGATTACGAGTATGAACTCCCGATGGCGCAGATGAACCGCCGGCTCTCCGGGGTGGACACATACTTTCTTCTCACCGACGAGAAGTTCGGTTACACCTCCTCGTCGCTGTGCAAGGAGGTGGTGAAGTACGGCGGCGATGTGACTGGCCTCGTGCCCGACCTCGTCCTGGAAGCCATGAAGGAAAAATACAGGTGA
- a CDS encoding ATP-dependent DNA helicase RecG, with translation MLGTIDSRPLNVVIPLKQARALHKHLGMETCGDLLRHYPRKYLHYGSGSALEGTREGDTVSVIGHVVNAQRIPRGGKPIYKITVNDGHHAIGATFFGSQYAMRVLTEGKRVMLTGKLSYYRQTPQLQHPDFVLLDGPTQATGALKQLSHFGDLEEILSGREWLPLYPASSKVSTWTIMGAVHAVLATLPKVEEPLGFTPIGYKSLDRAIRGIHEPGPAGPDAARKRLKYEEASGIALVMAVRRAERATEGAAALPHVRGGDMDKLVRHLPFPLTDGQKFVLGEITSDMERQRPMSRLLQGEVGSGKTIVSLLAMLQAVDNGAQCALLAPTEVLTLQHARSLQETTMRAGLPTRVVALTGSMSAARRQDALLKIVSGEADIVVGTHALIQEGVEFFRLGLVVVDEQHRFGVEQRDALRAKSGENPPHLLVMTATPIPRTMAITVFGDLEISTLRELPGGRKPILSSLVPEFKPNWVMRAWEKIREEAAAGHQAYIVCPRIDGDGGVLDTAEVLAATQFDGLSVGVLHGRMKGEEKDAVMGDFAAGGTDVLVATTVIEVGVDVPNATVMMVRESEHFGVSQLHQLRGRVGRGGNASLCLFHTLAEEGTSAFERVRQVAATSDGFALAELDLRSRQEGDILGVNQSGSKRTLRLINLVDDYDIVRRAYDDAEIFVEQHPELARRAKDALLSTVPEEWEYIDKS, from the coding sequence GTGCTGGGGACCATCGATTCGCGCCCGCTCAACGTTGTCATCCCCCTTAAGCAGGCCCGCGCCCTGCACAAGCACCTCGGCATGGAAACGTGCGGCGACCTGCTGCGCCACTACCCGCGCAAGTACCTGCACTATGGTTCGGGCAGTGCGCTCGAGGGCACCCGCGAGGGTGACACCGTCAGTGTGATCGGCCACGTTGTGAACGCGCAGCGCATCCCTCGCGGCGGTAAACCGATCTACAAAATCACCGTCAACGACGGCCACCACGCTATCGGGGCGACGTTCTTCGGCTCCCAGTACGCGATGCGCGTGCTCACCGAGGGAAAGCGAGTGATGCTGACAGGGAAGCTCAGCTACTACCGGCAGACCCCGCAGCTCCAGCATCCGGATTTCGTGCTTCTCGACGGACCCACCCAGGCCACCGGGGCACTCAAACAGCTCTCGCACTTCGGTGACTTGGAGGAGATCCTTTCCGGTCGCGAGTGGCTGCCCCTGTACCCGGCGTCGTCGAAGGTGAGCACGTGGACGATTATGGGCGCGGTTCATGCTGTTCTGGCGACTCTGCCAAAGGTGGAAGAACCGCTGGGCTTCACGCCTATCGGGTACAAGTCCCTGGACAGGGCGATCCGCGGCATCCACGAACCCGGGCCCGCGGGACCCGACGCCGCGCGCAAACGTCTAAAGTACGAGGAGGCCAGCGGCATCGCGCTGGTCATGGCCGTGCGCCGCGCCGAGCGCGCCACCGAGGGAGCGGCCGCGCTCCCGCACGTGCGCGGCGGTGACATGGACAAACTCGTCAGACACCTGCCGTTCCCCCTGACGGACGGGCAGAAGTTCGTCCTCGGGGAAATCACCTCCGACATGGAGCGCCAGCGCCCGATGAGCCGCCTGCTGCAGGGTGAGGTGGGTTCCGGCAAGACGATCGTGAGTCTGCTGGCCATGCTGCAGGCCGTTGACAACGGCGCACAGTGCGCCCTGCTCGCGCCTACGGAGGTGCTCACGCTGCAGCACGCGCGCTCCCTGCAGGAGACGACGATGCGCGCCGGGCTGCCCACCCGCGTGGTTGCCCTGACCGGTTCCATGAGCGCGGCGCGCCGCCAGGATGCGTTGCTGAAGATCGTCTCGGGCGAGGCCGATATCGTCGTGGGCACCCACGCGCTTATCCAGGAGGGCGTGGAGTTCTTCCGCCTCGGCCTTGTGGTGGTCGATGAACAGCACCGTTTCGGCGTGGAGCAGCGCGACGCCCTGCGCGCGAAGTCGGGGGAAAATCCGCCCCATCTTCTGGTGATGACGGCCACGCCGATCCCGCGCACCATGGCGATCACGGTGTTCGGTGACTTGGAGATCTCGACGTTGCGCGAACTGCCGGGCGGGCGCAAACCGATCCTGTCGTCACTGGTCCCCGAGTTCAAGCCGAACTGGGTCATGAGAGCGTGGGAGAAGATCCGCGAAGAGGCCGCCGCAGGCCATCAGGCTTATATCGTGTGCCCGCGTATCGACGGCGACGGCGGTGTCCTCGACACCGCCGAGGTGCTGGCCGCGACCCAGTTCGATGGCCTCAGCGTCGGTGTGCTCCACGGCCGGATGAAAGGGGAGGAGAAGGACGCGGTGATGGGGGACTTCGCCGCGGGTGGGACCGACGTGCTCGTCGCCACGACTGTCATCGAGGTCGGCGTTGACGTGCCCAACGCGACTGTGATGATGGTGCGCGAGTCGGAGCATTTCGGGGTAAGCCAGCTCCACCAGTTACGGGGGCGCGTGGGCCGCGGCGGCAACGCTTCCTTGTGCCTGTTCCACACGCTCGCTGAAGAGGGGACATCGGCGTTCGAGCGGGTCCGCCAGGTAGCCGCGACGTCGGATGGCTTCGCGCTCGCCGAGCTAGACCTGCGCAGCCGCCAGGAGGGCGACATCCTGGGGGTGAATCAGTCCGGCAGCAAGCGCACGCTGCGTCTGATCAATTTGGTCGACGACTACGACATTGTTCGCCGTGCTTACGACGACGCCGAGATTTTTGTCGAGCAGCATCCCGAGCTTGCCCGCCGCGCCAAGGATGCGCTTTTGTCCACCGTGCCGGAGGAGTGGGAGTACATAGACAAGAGCTGA
- a CDS encoding sulfite exporter TauE/SafE family protein, whose translation MTAAAIGLFLAILVGSCLQRISGMGVGLIAAPILSLLIGPVEGVLVVNVLATANAALTTLTVRDRVDWSKFASIAPYLVLGAVPGAFLIRAVSTDVLLVIVGVILLIALSVVTLGKRFVPVVEGRVPAAVSGVIGGFMNTLAGVAGPAITVYSQAARWDQRTYAATLQPIFMVGGAVSFAMKELTGAADLAAVDPVLWVSGGIAMAGGIFLGVRISPHVPSGKAHAIALTLAVLGGVTALVRGGAGML comes from the coding sequence GTGACCGCCGCGGCGATCGGACTGTTCCTGGCGATCCTCGTCGGTTCCTGCCTGCAGCGGATCTCGGGCATGGGAGTGGGGCTCATTGCGGCCCCAATTTTGTCGTTGCTGATCGGCCCGGTGGAGGGTGTGCTCGTGGTCAACGTATTGGCCACCGCTAATGCGGCTCTGACAACGCTTACCGTGCGCGATCGCGTTGACTGGAGCAAGTTCGCGTCTATCGCCCCCTACCTAGTCCTGGGGGCAGTGCCCGGGGCGTTCCTCATCCGCGCCGTATCGACGGATGTGCTCCTCGTCATCGTCGGCGTGATCCTCCTCATCGCGTTGAGCGTGGTCACGCTGGGCAAGCGCTTTGTCCCGGTCGTCGAGGGCCGCGTGCCCGCGGCCGTATCCGGTGTGATCGGCGGCTTCATGAACACCCTGGCCGGTGTCGCAGGACCCGCTATCACCGTGTACTCGCAGGCGGCGCGCTGGGATCAGCGGACCTACGCCGCCACTCTGCAGCCGATTTTCATGGTGGGCGGTGCCGTGTCTTTCGCCATGAAGGAGCTGACCGGCGCCGCTGACCTCGCCGCGGTCGACCCTGTCCTGTGGGTCTCCGGCGGCATCGCCATGGCGGGCGGGATCTTCCTCGGTGTGAGAATCTCCCCCCACGTGCCCAGCGGCAAAGCCCACGCTATCGCGCTGACCCTAGCCGTGCTCGGGGGAGTGACTGCGCTTGTGCGCGGCGGCGCTGGCATGCTCTAG
- the trhA gene encoding PAQR family membrane homeostasis protein TrhA: MTTIERTYTVADRGDRPATRGWAHLISAFLAAIASAVLITYAWMTLTPPQIVSVSVYCAGLILLFAVSSLYHRWPWRSAATVQWWRRADHATIAVFIASTYTPICVILLQRPHSTWMLVFAWAGAIMGVILNMVWITHPRWLAVLVYLILGWLVVPIIPVLWRETDPAVVWLLFLGGVAYTVGAIMYGFKWPGRHARIYGYHEHFHTLTIVAAVLHLIAVWIIVVQAG; encoded by the coding sequence GTGACCACAATCGAGCGAACCTACACGGTGGCGGACCGCGGCGATCGTCCCGCCACCCGCGGCTGGGCTCACCTCATCTCCGCTTTCCTCGCTGCAATCGCCTCCGCCGTCCTGATTACCTACGCATGGATGACACTGACCCCACCCCAGATAGTCAGTGTCAGCGTCTACTGCGCGGGACTCATCCTCCTGTTCGCGGTCTCCAGCCTCTACCACCGCTGGCCGTGGAGGTCCGCCGCCACAGTGCAGTGGTGGCGGCGGGCAGACCACGCCACCATAGCCGTCTTCATCGCGTCGACGTACACGCCGATCTGCGTCATTTTACTCCAGCGCCCGCACTCCACCTGGATGTTGGTGTTTGCGTGGGCGGGCGCGATCATGGGGGTGATCCTCAACATGGTGTGGATCACCCACCCGCGCTGGCTGGCTGTGCTCGTTTACCTCATTCTCGGTTGGCTCGTCGTGCCCATTATCCCGGTCTTATGGCGCGAAACCGACCCCGCCGTAGTCTGGCTCTTATTCTTGGGCGGTGTCGCCTACACAGTGGGCGCCATCATGTATGGGTTCAAGTGGCCGGGCCGCCACGCGCGCATCTACGGCTACCACGAGCACTTCCATACGCTCACCATCGTGGCGGCGGTACTCCACCTCATCGCGGTGTGGATCATTGTGGTCCAGGCGGGGTAA
- a CDS encoding ABC transporter substrate-binding protein has protein sequence MAPARGLRLAATISGLAAVAALTGCVTNTEGGTPEGWEPIMPGEVPDIAAMVPESTAVDGKLSIGTNPPFAPFEFKNSEGNLIGVELDLGRAVASVMGLEFDPQEMDFSMILPAVQAGSIDAGMSGFTDTQERRESYDFVNFLSAGIQWAQKPGDDVDPANPCGLTVSVQRTTVSETDDVRPKSDACVERGEEPITVLSFDTSDNAALAALTGRADAFSADSPVTAWAVERSGGELELVGDMFDAAPYGFAVNKDSELAPAMAAAMQHLINTGEYARILKQWNIESGLLEEALINEQPVEGNM, from the coding sequence ATGGCTCCCGCGCGTGGCCTTCGCCTGGCGGCCACCATCAGCGGGCTCGCCGCAGTTGCGGCACTGACCGGCTGCGTCACCAACACCGAGGGCGGAACCCCTGAGGGGTGGGAGCCGATCATGCCGGGCGAGGTTCCCGACATCGCCGCAATGGTGCCCGAGAGCACCGCCGTGGACGGAAAACTCTCCATCGGCACCAACCCTCCGTTCGCGCCGTTCGAGTTCAAGAACTCCGAGGGCAACCTCATCGGCGTCGAACTCGACCTCGGCCGCGCCGTCGCCTCCGTCATGGGCCTCGAGTTCGACCCGCAGGAGATGGATTTCTCCATGATCTTGCCCGCTGTGCAGGCCGGCAGCATCGACGCAGGCATGTCCGGGTTCACCGACACGCAAGAGCGCCGCGAGAGTTACGACTTTGTCAATTTCCTCTCCGCCGGCATCCAGTGGGCGCAGAAACCTGGCGATGACGTGGATCCAGCGAACCCGTGCGGATTAACAGTGTCGGTGCAGCGCACCACCGTGTCCGAAACTGACGACGTCCGACCCAAGTCCGACGCATGCGTCGAGCGCGGTGAAGAACCCATCACCGTGCTGTCCTTCGACACCTCCGACAATGCTGCGCTCGCCGCACTGACGGGCCGCGCCGATGCGTTTAGCGCCGACTCCCCCGTCACCGCATGGGCCGTGGAACGCTCCGGTGGCGAGCTCGAACTCGTCGGCGACATGTTCGACGCGGCGCCTTACGGTTTTGCGGTGAACAAGGATTCCGAGCTGGCGCCCGCGATGGCGGCCGCGATGCAGCACCTGATCAACACCGGTGAATACGCGCGCATCCTCAAGCAGTGGAACATCGAGTCCGGTTTGTTGGAAGAAGCGCTGATCAACGAGCAGCCCGTGGAAGGAAATATGTAA
- a CDS encoding SRPBCC domain-containing protein, with amino-acid sequence MTEHTIDPIPTGILNRQPAACDLMLSRDVPVDAAAAWTFLTNPEKTALWYGHWVGTGELDKPVRISMAFENGDNIVEMIPTECDRPSRLRLVSQGGFAWDVAFDLTQEAEGTKILFTHYDVDLDQLHEIGPGWEFYLDRLVGAVVDKRMPAWDAYFPAQQNYYRALTSGN; translated from the coding sequence ATGACCGAGCACACTATCGATCCGATCCCCACCGGAATCCTGAACCGCCAGCCCGCCGCGTGCGACCTCATGCTTTCACGCGATGTACCCGTCGACGCCGCCGCCGCGTGGACGTTTCTTACCAACCCAGAGAAGACCGCGCTCTGGTACGGCCACTGGGTAGGTACGGGCGAGCTGGATAAACCGGTGCGCATTTCTATGGCGTTCGAGAACGGGGACAACATCGTCGAGATGATCCCCACCGAGTGTGACAGACCGAGCCGGCTCCGGCTCGTGTCCCAGGGTGGTTTCGCCTGGGATGTCGCGTTCGACCTGACGCAGGAGGCGGAGGGCACGAAGATCCTTTTCACTCACTACGACGTCGACCTCGACCAGCTCCACGAGATCGGCCCGGGATGGGAATTTTACTTAGACCGGCTCGTTGGGGCGGTCGTCGATAAGCGAATGCCCGCGTGGGACGCATACTTCCCCGCCCAGCAGAATTATTACCGCGCGTTAACCTCTGGCAACTGA
- a CDS encoding amino acid ABC transporter ATP-binding protein, with amino-acid sequence MTSPMIRAIDVWKSFGNLDVLKGITLDVAPGSVTCLVGPSGSGKSTFLRCVNHLEKVTAGRLYVDGELIGYRERDGVLHEMSEKDAAAQRRDIGMVFQQFNLFGHRTVLENIIEAPIHVKGLPAAKAKERAMELLAMVGLESKAGAYPIQLSGGQQQRVAIARAVAMEPKLMLFDEPTSALDPELVGEVLSVMKRLAEDGMTMLVVTHEMNFAREVADKVAFMADGRIVEYGAPAQVLDNPQQERTQSFLSTLF; translated from the coding sequence ATGACTTCTCCCATGATCCGTGCCATTGACGTCTGGAAGTCGTTCGGCAACCTCGACGTACTCAAGGGCATCACTCTGGATGTGGCCCCGGGTTCGGTGACCTGCCTCGTCGGCCCGTCCGGCTCCGGCAAGTCCACGTTCCTGCGCTGCGTCAACCACTTGGAGAAGGTCACCGCGGGCCGCCTTTACGTCGACGGCGAACTCATCGGCTACCGGGAACGCGACGGTGTGCTCCACGAAATGTCCGAAAAAGACGCGGCCGCCCAACGCCGCGACATCGGCATGGTGTTCCAGCAGTTCAACCTCTTCGGCCACCGCACCGTGCTGGAGAACATCATCGAAGCCCCCATCCACGTCAAGGGCTTGCCCGCTGCAAAGGCCAAGGAGCGGGCGATGGAGCTGCTCGCCATGGTCGGCCTCGAATCGAAGGCGGGCGCTTACCCGATCCAGCTCTCGGGTGGCCAGCAGCAGCGCGTCGCCATCGCGCGGGCGGTGGCGATGGAGCCCAAACTCATGCTTTTCGACGAGCCCACTTCCGCGCTCGACCCCGAACTAGTGGGCGAAGTCTTGAGCGTGATGAAGCGCCTCGCCGAAGACGGGATGACCATGCTCGTTGTCACCCACGAGATGAACTTCGCCCGCGAGGTGGCCGACAAGGTCGCGTTCATGGCCGACGGCCGCATCGTCGAGTACGGCGCCCCCGCCCAGGTTTTGGACAACCCGCAGCAGGAGCGTACTCAGTCGTTCCTCTCGACCCTGTTTTAA